Proteins co-encoded in one Marinobacter gudaonensis genomic window:
- a CDS encoding ferredoxin--NADP reductase — protein MSNLIKEKVTSVHHWNDTLFSFTTSRDPGFRFKNGHFVMIGLETDGKPLMRAYSIASANYEEELEFFSIKVQDGPLTSRLQKIQVGDEILVSRKPTGTLILDNLLPGKNLWLISTGTGLAPFMSIIKDPEVYEAFDKVILTHGVRYVSELAYQKEIEELPENEYFGDMVKGKLVYYPTVTREEFRNQGRLTDAMETGKITRDLGLPEFDPENDRFMICGSPSMLKDTCAILNDMGFEEARGGKMGHYVIERAFVEQ, from the coding sequence ATGAGCAACCTGATCAAAGAGAAAGTGACCAGCGTCCATCACTGGAACGATACCCTGTTCAGCTTTACCACGAGCCGGGACCCCGGGTTTCGTTTCAAGAACGGCCATTTTGTCATGATTGGCCTGGAAACCGACGGCAAGCCGCTGATGCGCGCCTATAGTATCGCCAGCGCCAACTACGAAGAGGAACTGGAGTTCTTCTCGATCAAGGTACAGGACGGCCCGCTGACGTCACGTCTGCAAAAAATCCAGGTGGGCGATGAAATCCTGGTGAGCCGCAAGCCGACCGGCACCCTGATTCTCGATAACCTTCTGCCGGGCAAGAATCTCTGGTTGATCAGCACAGGCACCGGCCTTGCGCCCTTCATGAGCATTATCAAGGATCCGGAGGTGTACGAGGCCTTCGACAAAGTGATCCTGACCCATGGCGTTCGGTACGTATCCGAGCTGGCATACCAGAAGGAGATCGAAGAGCTGCCGGAAAATGAGTACTTTGGCGACATGGTCAAGGGCAAGCTGGTGTACTACCCGACCGTTACCCGCGAAGAATTCCGTAACCAGGGCCGACTGACCGATGCAATGGAGACCGGCAAGATCACCCGGGATCTGGGTCTGCCGGAATTTGATCCAGAGAACGACCGCTTCATGATCTGCGGCAGCCCGAGCATGCTCAAGGACACCTGCGCCATCCTGAACGACATGGGCTTTGAAGAGGCCCGTGGTGGCAAGATGGGGCACTATGTGATTGAGCGGGCTTTTGTGGAACAGTAA
- a CDS encoding LysR substrate-binding domain-containing protein — translation MKYSFRQLEVFLAAAHFQNITRAADSLAMSQSAASSALKELESQFDIQLFDRVGKRLQLNELGRLYRPKVEAVLAQANELEQALSKHTEVGALKVGATLTIGNYLAVGVMAQYMNTPTHPRVSLEVANTSTIARRVKDFELDIGLIEGELQSPELEVIPWRGDELVVFCSPTHPLAAKGSLTDEDLVEATWIMREPGSGTRQSFERGMHGLLPDLNVLLELEHTEAIKRAVEADLGIGCLSEVVLADAFRRGSLVPLSVPEHRRFDRQFYFILHKQKYRSAGIDAWIDLCRNLG, via the coding sequence ATGAAATACAGTTTCCGACAGCTGGAGGTGTTTCTCGCAGCGGCCCATTTCCAGAACATCACCCGGGCCGCGGATTCCCTTGCCATGTCGCAGTCAGCGGCCAGCAGCGCCCTGAAAGAGCTTGAAAGCCAGTTCGACATCCAGCTGTTCGATCGGGTGGGCAAACGCCTCCAGCTCAATGAACTGGGCCGCCTGTACCGGCCGAAAGTGGAAGCGGTGCTCGCCCAGGCCAACGAACTGGAGCAGGCCCTCAGTAAACACACCGAAGTGGGTGCCCTGAAGGTGGGCGCCACCCTGACTATCGGAAACTATCTGGCCGTGGGTGTCATGGCCCAATACATGAATACCCCTACCCATCCACGGGTGTCGCTGGAAGTGGCGAACACCAGCACCATCGCCCGGCGGGTCAAGGATTTCGAGCTGGACATCGGGTTGATCGAAGGGGAGCTGCAATCGCCCGAGCTGGAGGTGATACCCTGGCGAGGTGATGAGCTGGTGGTTTTCTGCTCTCCCACTCACCCCCTGGCTGCAAAGGGTTCACTGACCGATGAGGATCTGGTGGAGGCCACCTGGATCATGCGGGAACCGGGGTCCGGTACCCGTCAGAGCTTTGAGCGGGGCATGCACGGCCTGCTCCCGGATCTGAACGTACTGCTTGAGCTGGAACACACGGAAGCCATCAAGCGCGCTGTTGAAGCCGATCTGGGTATCGGCTGCCTGTCCGAAGTAGTGCTGGCCGATGCGTTCCGACGTGGCAGCCTGGTACCGCTGTCGGTACCCGAGCACCGCCGTTTCGACCGCCAGTTCTACTTCATTCTGCACAAACAGAAATACCGGAGCGCCGGGATTGACGCCTGGATCGACCTCTGCCGGAACCTAGGCTAA
- the miaE gene encoding tRNA-(ms[2]io[6]A)-hydroxylase yields the protein MNAALQDIHDFLPCPTPRQWINNALENQELMLIDHAHCEKKAASTALSLMYRYVDNTDLLNKMSRLAREELRHFEQVLAIMKKRGVEYGHLTPSRYAAGLRQEVRSEDPGRLVDVLVVGAIIEARSCERFAALAPHLDDTLAGFYTSLLKSEARHYRDYLTLAEQAAGEPVAGRVARFLELERELIEAPDSEFRFHSGPLA from the coding sequence ATGAACGCGGCCCTGCAAGACATTCACGATTTCCTGCCCTGCCCAACGCCCAGGCAGTGGATCAACAACGCCCTGGAAAATCAGGAGCTGATGCTGATCGATCATGCCCATTGCGAAAAAAAGGCGGCCTCCACTGCGCTGAGCCTGATGTACCGGTATGTCGATAACACCGACCTGCTCAACAAGATGTCCCGGCTGGCCAGGGAAGAGCTCCGGCATTTTGAGCAGGTGCTGGCGATCATGAAGAAGCGTGGCGTGGAATACGGCCACCTCACACCCTCACGTTATGCGGCAGGTCTGAGGCAGGAGGTGCGTTCGGAAGATCCGGGGCGCCTGGTGGACGTTCTGGTGGTCGGGGCGATTATTGAAGCACGCTCCTGCGAGCGCTTTGCGGCACTGGCGCCGCACCTCGATGACACGCTCGCGGGGTTCTACACCAGCCTGCTGAAATCCGAGGCCCGACACTACCGGGATTACCTGACGCTCGCCGAGCAGGCGGCCGGCGAGCCAGTGGCGGGACGTGTGGCCCGTTTCCTCGAGCTGGAGCGGGAACTGATTGAGGCGCCGGATTCCGAGTTCCGGTTTCATAGCGGGCCGTTAGCCTAG
- a CDS encoding bifunctional aconitate hydratase 2/2-methylisocitrate dehydratase encodes MLEAYREHVAEREALGIPPKPLNAEQTAALVELLKNPPAGEEETLVYLLENRIPPGVDEAAYVKAAFLTAVVKGEASSPLVSKEYAVKLLGMMQGGYNIATLVELLDNSELAELAGEQLKKTLLMFDAFNDVKEKMDAGNAVAKAVVESWANAEWFTNKKKVPESTKMVVFKVTGETNTDDLSPAPDAWSRPDIPLHARAAYKMERDGLKPEEPGVTGPMSQIDEIKSKGLPVAFVGDVVGTGSSRKSATNSVLWFFGEDIPGVPNKRAGGVCIGSKVAPIFFNTMEDAGALVFEAPVDDMNMGDVIEIRPYEGKILNEAGETISEFKFKSDVILDEVQAGGRIPLIIGRGLTNKARQALGLGATDIFRLPKDPEAGDKGFTLAQKMVGKACGLPEGKGVRPNTYCEPHMTTVGSQDTTGPMTRDELKDLACLGFQADLVMQSFCHTAAYPKPVDVEMQHTMPDFIRTRGGVSLRPGDGIIHSWLNRMLLPDTVGTGGDSHTRFPMGISFPAGSGLVAFAAATGVMPLDMPESVLVRFKGEMQPGITLRDLVHAIPLYGIKQGMLTVEKKGKINEFSGRILEIEGLEHLTVEQAFELSDASAERSAAGCTINLSEESVAEYLRSNIVMLRWMIAEGYGDPRTLERRAQQMEEWLADPKLMRADKDAEYAHVIEIDLADIKEPIVCCPNDPDDAKFLSEVAGDKVDEVFIGSCMTNIGHFRAAGKLLEQHKGPLSTRLWMSPPTKMDQQQLMEEGYFNTYGTAGVRTEMPGCSLCMGNQARVAPKSTVLSTSTRNFPNRLGDGANVYLTSAELAAVGAVLGKLPSPAEYMEYAKDLNSMSKEIYKYLNFDQMEDYTKKASEANVA; translated from the coding sequence GTGTTAGAAGCCTATCGTGAGCACGTTGCCGAACGTGAAGCCCTGGGTATTCCTCCCAAGCCCCTGAATGCCGAGCAGACCGCAGCTCTGGTGGAACTGCTGAAGAACCCGCCCGCGGGCGAGGAAGAAACCCTGGTTTACCTGCTGGAAAACCGCATTCCGCCGGGCGTTGACGAGGCAGCTTACGTCAAAGCCGCGTTCCTGACCGCCGTGGTAAAGGGCGAAGCCTCCTCCCCGCTGGTCAGCAAGGAGTACGCCGTTAAGCTGCTGGGCATGATGCAGGGCGGCTACAACATCGCGACTCTGGTCGAGCTGCTGGACAACAGCGAGTTGGCCGAACTGGCCGGTGAGCAGCTCAAGAAGACCCTGCTGATGTTCGACGCCTTCAACGATGTGAAGGAAAAAATGGACGCCGGCAACGCCGTCGCCAAAGCGGTTGTTGAATCCTGGGCCAACGCCGAGTGGTTCACCAACAAGAAGAAGGTTCCCGAGAGCACCAAAATGGTCGTGTTCAAGGTGACCGGCGAAACCAACACCGACGATCTGTCCCCGGCCCCGGACGCCTGGTCCCGCCCGGACATCCCCCTGCACGCCCGCGCTGCCTACAAAATGGAGCGTGACGGCCTGAAGCCGGAAGAGCCCGGTGTAACCGGCCCGATGAGCCAGATCGACGAAATCAAATCCAAAGGCCTGCCGGTTGCCTTTGTCGGTGACGTGGTCGGTACCGGTTCGTCCCGTAAGTCCGCCACCAACTCTGTTCTGTGGTTCTTCGGTGAAGACATCCCGGGTGTACCGAACAAGCGTGCCGGTGGTGTCTGTATCGGTAGCAAGGTGGCTCCGATCTTCTTCAACACCATGGAAGACGCCGGCGCCCTGGTCTTCGAAGCCCCGGTCGACGACATGAACATGGGCGATGTCATCGAAATCCGTCCGTACGAAGGCAAGATCCTGAACGAAGCCGGCGAGACCATCTCCGAGTTCAAGTTCAAGTCTGACGTGATCCTGGACGAAGTGCAGGCCGGCGGTCGTATCCCGCTGATCATCGGTCGTGGCCTGACCAACAAGGCCCGTCAGGCCCTGGGCCTGGGCGCCACCGACATCTTCCGTCTGCCCAAGGATCCGGAAGCCGGCGACAAGGGCTTCACCCTGGCCCAGAAGATGGTTGGCAAGGCCTGTGGCCTGCCGGAAGGCAAAGGCGTTCGTCCGAACACCTACTGCGAGCCGCACATGACCACCGTCGGTTCCCAGGACACCACCGGCCCGATGACCCGTGACGAGCTGAAAGACCTGGCGTGTCTGGGTTTCCAGGCTGACCTGGTGATGCAGTCCTTCTGTCACACCGCCGCCTATCCGAAGCCGGTTGACGTGGAAATGCAGCACACCATGCCGGACTTCATCCGTACCCGTGGCGGTGTCTCCCTGCGTCCGGGCGACGGCATCATCCACTCCTGGCTGAACCGCATGCTGCTGCCGGACACCGTGGGTACCGGTGGTGACTCCCACACCCGTTTCCCGATGGGCATCTCCTTCCCGGCCGGTTCCGGTCTGGTCGCCTTTGCCGCTGCCACTGGTGTTATGCCGCTGGACATGCCGGAATCGGTGCTGGTGCGCTTCAAGGGCGAGATGCAGCCGGGTATCACCCTGCGTGACCTGGTACACGCCATCCCGCTGTACGGCATCAAGCAGGGTATGCTGACCGTTGAGAAGAAAGGCAAGATCAACGAATTCTCCGGTCGCATCCTGGAAATCGAAGGTCTGGAGCACCTCACCGTCGAGCAGGCGTTCGAGCTGTCTGACGCCTCCGCCGAGCGCTCCGCCGCCGGTTGCACCATCAACCTGTCCGAAGAGTCCGTTGCCGAATACCTGCGCTCCAACATCGTGATGCTGCGCTGGATGATTGCCGAAGGTTACGGCGATCCGCGTACCCTGGAGCGTCGCGCCCAGCAGATGGAAGAGTGGCTCGCCGATCCCAAGCTGATGCGCGCCGATAAAGACGCCGAGTACGCCCACGTGATCGAGATCGATCTGGCCGACATCAAGGAGCCGATCGTGTGCTGCCCGAACGATCCGGACGACGCCAAGTTCCTGTCCGAAGTGGCTGGCGACAAGGTGGACGAAGTGTTCATTGGCTCATGCATGACCAACATCGGTCACTTCCGTGCCGCAGGCAAGCTGCTGGAACAGCACAAGGGCCCGCTGAGCACCCGTCTGTGGATGTCTCCGCCCACCAAGATGGACCAGCAGCAGCTGATGGAAGAAGGCTACTTCAACACCTACGGCACCGCCGGTGTGCGCACCGAGATGCCGGGCTGCTCCCTGTGCATGGGTAACCAGGCGCGGGTCGCACCGAAGTCGACCGTCCTGTCTACCTCCACCCGTAACTTCCCGAACCGCCTGGGCGATGGTGCCAACGTGTACCTGACCTCTGCGGAACTGGCGGCAGTAGGTGCGGTTCTGGGCAAACTGCCCTCTCCGGCAGAATACATGGAGTACGCCAAGGACCTGAACAGCATGTCGAAAGAGATCTACAAGTATCTCAACTTCGACCAGATGGAGGATTACACCAAGAAGGCGTCTGAGGCCAACGTGGCCTGA
- a CDS encoding zinc-dependent alcohol dehydrogenase family protein, with translation MVIEQFGGPEVFVEREVETPEPAEGQVRIKVVASSVNPLETKIRSGLVKTGPAMPAILNGDVSGIVDKVGPGVTGFAEGDEVFGCAGGVGQWQGALADYMVADVRLLTRRTPAITLPLNECAAVPLVFLTAWSALVDRAQLQPGEHALIHAGTGGVGHMAIQIAKYLGARVATTVSSEAKAEEARRLGADDIIFYKDESVEEYRQRLTDGKGFSLVFDTVGGKNLDRTIEAAGVNGRMCSINTRSSHDLTQMHAKSLTLHVIFRSISLLHGVGMDDQPRLLQAMQDLLEQGKVRPLIDSQRFRFTEIGAAHRHLESGQAMGKILLER, from the coding sequence ATGGTTATTGAACAGTTCGGGGGACCGGAAGTGTTCGTTGAGCGCGAGGTGGAGACCCCGGAGCCGGCCGAGGGGCAGGTCCGCATCAAGGTCGTTGCTTCGAGCGTCAATCCCCTTGAAACCAAGATCCGCTCGGGCCTCGTCAAAACCGGTCCCGCCATGCCCGCCATTCTCAATGGCGATGTGTCGGGCATCGTCGACAAGGTGGGGCCCGGCGTTACCGGATTTGCCGAGGGTGATGAGGTGTTTGGTTGTGCCGGCGGGGTTGGCCAGTGGCAGGGCGCGCTGGCGGACTACATGGTTGCAGATGTGCGACTGCTGACACGGCGAACGCCTGCCATTACCCTGCCTTTGAATGAATGCGCCGCCGTGCCCCTGGTGTTCCTGACGGCCTGGAGCGCTCTGGTGGATCGTGCTCAGCTTCAGCCCGGGGAACATGCTCTGATTCACGCAGGTACCGGTGGCGTCGGCCATATGGCCATCCAGATTGCCAAATACCTGGGCGCGCGGGTCGCCACCACAGTATCCAGCGAGGCGAAGGCCGAGGAGGCCCGTCGTCTGGGTGCCGATGACATCATTTTCTACAAGGACGAGTCGGTAGAGGAGTACCGGCAGCGGCTGACCGACGGGAAGGGCTTCAGTCTGGTGTTCGACACGGTTGGTGGCAAAAACCTGGATCGCACCATTGAGGCCGCCGGGGTCAACGGCCGGATGTGCTCCATCAATACCCGCTCAAGCCATGATCTCACCCAGATGCACGCCAAGAGTCTGACCCTGCACGTGATCTTCCGCTCGATATCCCTGCTGCACGGCGTTGGCATGGACGACCAGCCAAGACTCTTGCAGGCCATGCAGGATCTGCTGGAGCAGGGTAAGGTGCGGCCGCTGATCGACAGCCAGCGGTTCCGGTTTACCGAGATTGGCGCAGCTCATCGCCACCTGGAATCGGGACAGGCCATGGGCAAGATCCTGCTGGAACGCTAG
- a CDS encoding sulfite exporter TauE/SafE family protein, with amino-acid sequence MTLTLYEVLALLALGGVAGFINVLSAGGSMLTLPLLMFLGLPPQVANGTNRVAITLQSITAVGSFYRMGHGNLMVSLYLAVPAILGSLLGAWIASGVPDAVFEAVLITAMIGASVFMLLPQPSLDTRPLTTERLTPVVYLAMFFVGMYGGFIQVGVGVLFIVVLYHMLKIDLRQVNVLKVAIVLPFTVAALLVFAINDQVRWGMGLTLAAGNVTGAFIATRVNMSKQGARWVKIITLIMVAAILVRLIFY; translated from the coding sequence ATGACGTTGACTCTCTATGAGGTTTTGGCACTCCTGGCGCTCGGTGGCGTCGCCGGCTTTATCAATGTTCTCTCTGCCGGCGGTTCCATGTTGACCCTGCCGTTGCTGATGTTCCTGGGGTTGCCTCCCCAGGTGGCGAACGGCACCAACCGGGTAGCCATCACCCTGCAGAGCATTACCGCGGTGGGCAGCTTCTACCGGATGGGTCATGGCAACCTGATGGTCAGCCTTTATTTGGCCGTGCCCGCCATTCTGGGCTCACTGCTCGGAGCCTGGATTGCCAGTGGCGTGCCGGATGCCGTGTTCGAAGCGGTTCTGATCACGGCGATGATCGGCGCCTCGGTATTCATGCTGCTGCCCCAGCCGTCGCTTGATACCCGACCACTGACCACGGAGCGACTGACGCCTGTGGTCTATCTGGCGATGTTTTTTGTCGGGATGTACGGGGGCTTCATCCAGGTCGGCGTGGGGGTGCTGTTCATCGTGGTGCTGTACCACATGCTCAAGATCGACCTGCGCCAGGTGAATGTGCTCAAGGTGGCTATTGTTCTGCCCTTTACCGTTGCGGCACTGCTGGTATTCGCCATTAACGATCAGGTTCGCTGGGGCATGGGGCTGACTCTGGCGGCAGGCAATGTCACCGGTGCCTTTATCGCCACCCGGGTAAACATGAGCAAACAGGGCGCTCGATGGGTGAAGATTATTACCCTGATCATGGTGGCCGCCATACTGGTGAGACTGATTTTCTATTGA
- a CDS encoding TRAP transporter permease encodes MANSPDSGSPEGIKGIRDESANGSSERIDHRLLGPVIFVIAVATSLIHLYFNTVSTLSELWTSALHFGLFGLICALTTPMFQMRSPGGQRLVLGVDVVLGLTALGCAAYLILFESALYQRGVNFNTADWVVSIASVLLILEFARRTVGWFIPVLCIAALSYVAWWGQYVDGIFNFPGLTWETVLFRSYLGGQGMLGSIARISWTYVFMFILFGAFLVKSGAGDFIIELARCAAGRFTGGPGFVAVFSSGLMGSVSGSSVANTVSTGVITIPLMRKAGFPARFAAGIEAAASTGGQLMPPVMGAGAFIMASYTQVSYLTIISVAALPALLYFLSVAMFVRIEAKRSHAVKLEDDNSPSLMTVLKDGWHFLLPLFVLVGALVYGFTPTYAAGIAILSVIVASWLSSKPMGAKDILEALMTGARNITTTAILLITVGLIVMVVSTTGIGNTFSIMITDWAGGSLLVTIVLVALASLILGMGLPVTAAYIVLATLSAPAIYQLIAQSQLLDLIMSGNLPEQARSIFMLVAPDKMELLGAPMDRATATQLLALVPDTFSTQLLEQALSPATLSMALVAAHMIIFWLSQDSNVTPPVCLTAFAAAAIAGTPQMRTGFTAWKLAKGLYIVPLLFAYSPLITGDFEQMLTVFCFALFGIYAIVAGLEGYLEHPLHPVVRLLMFPVGLLMLWPHGQLLLDLAGLALFVVAFVWSSRQGRRPPALAAE; translated from the coding sequence GTGGCCAACTCACCCGACAGCGGATCTCCGGAGGGAATCAAAGGGATCCGCGACGAGAGTGCCAATGGCTCCTCAGAACGGATTGATCACCGGCTTCTCGGGCCGGTGATCTTTGTGATCGCTGTTGCCACCTCGTTGATTCATCTCTACTTCAACACCGTCTCCACCCTGTCGGAGCTGTGGACCTCCGCGCTTCATTTCGGGCTGTTCGGGCTTATCTGCGCGCTGACCACACCCATGTTCCAGATGCGCTCGCCCGGCGGGCAGCGGCTAGTTCTCGGGGTGGATGTTGTTCTGGGGCTCACGGCTCTGGGATGCGCCGCCTATCTGATCCTGTTTGAGAGTGCGCTCTACCAGCGCGGCGTTAACTTCAACACTGCCGACTGGGTGGTTTCCATTGCTTCCGTCCTGCTGATCCTTGAGTTCGCACGACGGACGGTTGGCTGGTTCATTCCGGTGCTTTGTATTGCGGCGCTGTCCTACGTGGCCTGGTGGGGGCAATACGTGGATGGCATTTTCAACTTCCCTGGGCTGACCTGGGAGACGGTGCTTTTCCGCTCATACCTCGGTGGTCAGGGCATGTTGGGGTCCATTGCCCGTATATCCTGGACCTACGTTTTCATGTTCATCCTGTTCGGGGCGTTTCTGGTGAAGTCCGGGGCAGGGGACTTCATTATTGAACTGGCCCGCTGCGCCGCGGGGCGGTTCACCGGCGGCCCGGGATTTGTGGCGGTATTTTCCTCGGGCCTGATGGGGTCCGTGTCCGGTTCCAGTGTCGCCAACACGGTATCCACCGGTGTGATTACCATTCCACTGATGCGCAAAGCTGGTTTCCCGGCGCGCTTCGCCGCCGGCATCGAGGCGGCAGCGTCTACCGGGGGGCAGTTGATGCCTCCGGTCATGGGCGCCGGCGCGTTCATCATGGCTTCGTACACCCAGGTGTCCTACCTCACGATTATTTCGGTCGCCGCGCTGCCGGCCTTGCTGTATTTCCTTTCGGTGGCGATGTTCGTGCGAATCGAGGCCAAGCGCAGCCATGCGGTCAAGCTGGAGGATGACAATTCGCCCTCATTGATGACCGTATTGAAAGACGGATGGCACTTCCTGTTACCGCTTTTTGTACTTGTGGGTGCCCTGGTGTACGGTTTCACGCCCACCTATGCCGCCGGCATCGCCATCCTGTCGGTGATCGTGGCATCCTGGCTCTCGAGCAAGCCCATGGGCGCGAAGGACATACTCGAGGCGCTGATGACGGGGGCCCGGAATATCACCACCACCGCCATCCTGCTTATTACGGTGGGCCTGATCGTGATGGTGGTTTCGACCACTGGCATCGGCAATACCTTTTCGATCATGATCACCGATTGGGCGGGTGGCAGCCTGCTGGTAACCATTGTGCTGGTGGCGCTGGCATCGCTCATTCTCGGGATGGGTCTGCCGGTGACCGCGGCGTACATTGTGCTGGCAACTCTCTCGGCACCGGCCATTTACCAGCTGATTGCCCAGAGCCAACTGCTCGATCTGATCATGAGCGGCAATCTGCCGGAGCAGGCCAGGTCCATTTTCATGCTGGTGGCGCCGGACAAGATGGAGTTGCTCGGAGCGCCTATGGACCGGGCGACCGCAACCCAGCTCCTGGCACTGGTGCCCGACACCTTCAGTACCCAGCTACTGGAGCAGGCGCTCTCGCCAGCCACTCTGTCGATGGCGCTGGTGGCGGCGCATATGATTATTTTCTGGCTGTCCCAGGACTCCAACGTTACTCCGCCAGTCTGCCTGACCGCGTTTGCGGCCGCCGCCATTGCCGGTACGCCGCAGATGCGCACAGGCTTCACGGCCTGGAAACTGGCCAAGGGGTTGTACATCGTTCCGCTGCTGTTCGCCTATTCACCGCTGATCACCGGCGACTTCGAACAGATGCTGACGGTCTTTTGTTTTGCCCTGTTCGGCATTTACGCCATCGTAGCCGGTCTCGAGGGGTATCTGGAACATCCGCTGCATCCGGTCGTTCGGCTGCTTATGTTCCCAGTGGGACTGCTCATGCTCTGGCCCCATGGTCAGCTTCTTCTGGACCTGGCAGGCCTGGCACTGTTTGTCGTCGCCTTCGTCTGGAGCAGTCGCCAGGGGCGCCGGCCCCCTGCGCTGGCGGCTGAATAA
- a CDS encoding TAXI family TRAP transporter solute-binding subunit, with the protein MKTNWFVKSTLGALTATLVSFSSAVHAEGNYVMGTATTGGTYYPVGVAISTLVKVKLEPQTNISVSAISSAGSGENLKLMDEGQIQFGILQGLYGAYAWNGTGPVPKAYKNLRSVSMLWQNVEHFVVRNNMVESGTISDMTNLYGESFSIGARNSGTEGSGRFILGKLGVDLEQVDIAYLGYGPSADAMQNGNIDGMNIPAGVPASAVTRAYANLGDEITTLNFTADQLAQVNSDFELWTPYTIPAGTYPNQEADINTIAQPNILAVRADVPEEDVYQITKTIYANLPFLNNIHPATKAMALEKAIAGLPMPLHPGAVRFYREQGLTIPERLIAE; encoded by the coding sequence ATGAAAACCAATTGGTTTGTGAAATCAACCCTGGGGGCGCTGACGGCAACCCTCGTCTCGTTTTCTTCGGCGGTGCACGCCGAAGGCAATTATGTGATGGGCACTGCAACGACCGGCGGTACCTACTATCCCGTGGGCGTTGCCATCTCCACGCTGGTGAAGGTGAAGCTCGAGCCCCAGACCAACATTTCTGTGTCGGCCATCAGTTCGGCGGGTTCCGGTGAAAACCTGAAGCTGATGGACGAAGGACAGATCCAGTTTGGCATTCTCCAGGGCCTGTACGGCGCCTACGCCTGGAACGGTACCGGTCCGGTACCGAAGGCCTACAAGAATCTGCGCTCGGTTTCGATGCTCTGGCAGAACGTTGAGCATTTCGTGGTTCGCAACAACATGGTGGAAAGCGGCACGATTTCCGATATGACCAACCTGTATGGCGAGAGTTTCTCCATTGGTGCCCGCAACTCGGGAACAGAGGGCTCTGGCCGCTTCATCCTGGGCAAACTGGGCGTTGATCTGGAGCAGGTGGACATCGCTTACCTGGGCTATGGTCCCAGCGCCGATGCCATGCAGAATGGCAACATTGACGGCATGAATATTCCCGCCGGTGTTCCCGCATCGGCTGTGACCCGGGCCTACGCCAACCTGGGCGACGAGATTACCACTCTGAACTTCACGGCTGACCAGCTGGCCCAGGTAAACAGCGATTTTGAACTCTGGACGCCGTACACCATTCCAGCGGGCACCTATCCGAACCAGGAAGCGGACATCAACACCATTGCCCAACCGAATATCCTCGCAGTGCGCGCGGACGTTCCGGAGGAAGATGTGTATCAGATCACCAAGACGATCTACGCCAATCTTCCCTTCCTGAACAATATCCACCCGGCCACCAAGGCCATGGCACTTGAGAAGGCCATCGCGGGTCTTCCCATGCCCCTGCACCCGGGCGCTGTCCGCTTCTATCGTGAGCAGGGTCTGACCATTCCTGAGCGACTGATTGCGGAATAG